CTCCACACCTCGCTGCTCTTGCCGAGCTTGGCCATCGCCTCTACATAACGGATGTGCGCATGCACATATTGAAGGCCAACCTCCCGGCCAAAATTCGCCGCCTGCTCCGCCCGCTTAAAGTGCGTGCTGACACCGCCGGCATATACGGCTGGACGGTTCATCAATCTAACGCCGTCCGGACAGAACAGCTGCTCACGGATAATCTCATAATGGCTTGCTGCCTGCTCCGGCGTCAACAGCTCGCTGATCATGCTGCGCGTCATCGGAAGCAGCCGGTACTGGATTCCCGTTTCCTGATCGGACGGATGCAGCAGGAATTTGCTCTGCTCTTTGCTCTCCATATAGACAAAGCCGGGAATAACTTCAGAATTCAAAATATACGTATTGAAATCCCGCTGAATTCCTTCCGCGAGATCCCCCATGGCATCGGACATCGCTTGGTCCACAGGCTCCATGACCTGGGAGAACTGTTTCAAGGTCTGATAGGTCAAAGCCACCGTCCAGCTGCTGACCATGAACTGCTTCAGCTGCGCGTTAGCCGGCTGAAGCGTATCATCCCAATCCCCGTCTCCATAAGAAGACAGATAGGTATCATGAAGGAAGTGATTTTGAATATAGGCCATTTGCTTCTTCACATGCTCAAGCACGGTGTACGTCTGCTCCGTGAAATCGAAGCTGTGCTTTCTCGTGTATGGAACGGCAGACTCCAGTATGCTGTAATCGTTAGTGACCGCCAAATAATCGCCCAGCACCTTAAGCGGCCATACGATAATGTCGCCGTGGCTCTCTTCCTGCTGGATATGGGCGTACTTATCAAACATGAACCACTGCGGCCAATTTCCGTCATCCTCATACTGGTGGGAGTACACTTCAAGCAGGATATCGCGTACCTGCTCGTATTTATGCGTAGCCATGAAATATTCAACAGGACCTTGGCATACATCGCGTGTTCCCCACGCTGCGCCGCCATATTGTTCCAGGCCGTGCGGTACCGAATAGTGAACGAGCATATTATGCGTATACCACCAGGCCAGCGCATTCACCTTGAACAAGCCGCCTTCCTGTCCATTCTTCAGGCTCAGATGGAACCCGTTCATGACAGACGCGTAGAACGAGCGGTAGCTTGCAATCTCTTCATCGGCTACCCGCGCCGCAAGCGGAGCGTTCGCTGCATCAAGGCTGCCTTGTACCGTCATGGTCCATTCCACACTCTCACCAAGCTCAAGTACTGTCAAGGAGGCACTGTCAGGCGCGATGTTGCTTGCCAGACAAGTTTCGTCCGTCACCTGCACATCGGCTCCCGTCACCCCAAGGCGATAATGCAAATCCTTATACACGGAAGCGCTGAGCGAAGCCGAATCGGCACGGAACGTAATGATGCCGTCTTCCTGAACCCTATGATACGGGACTTCATATTCGTTCACATCCATCGTGACCTGCATGGTGACCAAATAACGGTACGCTCTTCCGCTCTCGGAACGGACTTGGAGCGTAACCTCCGGTGCCGCGGCAGACGTGAAGTTCGTAATGATCAGCATGTCGCTTTCGGTCTTATAGTACCACCGTACATAGTTAAAGCCGATCTCGAACACGGACGGCATCGTCAAGAGGCGATATTCCCCGTCCATCTCGACATATATCCGCTGTCCGGATGTCTTAGGCACGTTTAGTGCATTACGAGCATGACTCATCATTTTGTTAAAATTCGTGTTCCCCGTCACCAGCTGGGAATTAAACACGCCATACATGTAGGAGGTTGTCGTAATGACAGGGCTGCCCAGCTTCACATTGTTGCCGCTCATCAAGATATGCCCGTGCGGACGCTCCACGCGAAGCTCCTTCTCCTTCAAAACGATATGCTCATAGGTATCCGTGAAGAACGAGAGCAGCTCCTCCCCGTCACGCTCTTCTTGGCGGCGTACAGGATACAAAGCGTTCAATTCGTCTGCCGTCAGCGGCAATGTGCGAAGAGGTTCCCCGAAGCGCTTGGATCGCTCCGACCGAGGCAGCTGTTGGCCCGTCTCCGTCAACCGGCTCGCTGCAAACTGTTGCCACGCAGCCTGAAGCTCATCCTGGAATTCAAGCGACGTAACTGCTTCCGGATGATCCTCTTTAAACATGCCGTAAAATACGAACCGAGCCGTGCCATTCAGCGCAACGCGAGGGGACTGCAGAGCCGTATAGGCAAACTCATATTGATACACCTCATTCGGCAGACTCTCCTTGGATAAAGCCACCGCCTGATTCGTTTCTTTATAGGAAAGGCCGAAGAACTGAAAGCCATCCGTTGCATACCCGACTGCAGAAGTCATCGCCCCCTGTTGAAGATACGGGAATTTGCCTCCCTGCGGCTGATTTTGACGTGAGCACACGACATACCCCAGATCTTCCTGCCGGAACACAGCATGGTCAATGTACTGGGACAAATAGGCCTCATTGTTACGAACGGCACCAGGTTGGGCGATGCCGATATCCTGTCCATACACGACGTCGGCTTGAATTCCTTCCCCCCGGAGCTCGACGTCCCAGAACCACGCGCCGGTATCCGTTGGGGTAAACAAAACCTTATAACCTACTCCCTTGACGCTGCCTTCCCACATCATCCGGTTATCCGCGTGAGTGACCACGCTGTTGGAGTGTACTCCGAGCATAGGAACGGCCTGAATGCCGCTCTCAGTATGGATTCTCAGAAACAAATTGTTAAGGGAGCCGTCAATCGAATTGGAGAGCAGCTGATTGATCATCGTCGTGCCGTAAGTGGCTTGATAAAGATCACCGCTAGGCAAAAAGGAAAACGTCAAATCTCCCGCCTGGAGTACAATCTTCGCATCGTTCATTACATGATTGGCTGTCACAAGTTTCACTTCCTATTCTGCATAAATGATGTTAGTCGAGTTATTTCCGAAGCCGAAAACGTCTTGTCTCCGTATCCCGGCTATTCTTTCCAACCATAATGTCGAACTCGCCCGCATCGCTGGTGAAAGACAGATCCGAGTGGTGATAGCGCAGCTGTTCTTCGGTCAGCGTAAACGTGATTTCCTGTCGTTCGCCCGGCTGCAGCAGCACCTTGCGGAAAGCCTTCAGCTCACTGACAGGCCTAACGACCTCTCCGGATCGGTCGCGGACGTACAGCTGAATCACTTCTTCACCGGCGATATCGCCGGCATTCGTCACCGAAACCGTAATTTCAAGCGGCTGGTCCGGGAACATTTCATCCGCCGACAGCGTCATCTTTCCGTATACAAACTCCGTATAACTGAGGCCGAATCCAAACGGAAACAGCGGCTCATTCGGAATGTCCAAATATTGCGATACATAGCGTACCTGCGCATCGGGCGCATCCTTCGGACGGCCGGTGTTAAAATGGTTGTAGTATACCGGCACCTGTCCCACGGAATAAGGGAACGACATGCTGAGCCGGCCGGAAGGATTCGCTTCGCCCGTCAGCAGTGCAGCTACAGCCGCCCCGCCTTCACTTCCCGGGAACCAGGCTTCCAGCACAGCCTCCGCTTCGTCCAGCACCCCATGCAGATCCAGCGGACGACCGTTGAACAATACGGCAACCATCGGCTTCTCCAGCGTTTTCAAATGCTGAATCAGCTCGAGCTGCGGTTGTGGCAGCGTTATAAACCCACGGCTGCCCGCTTCGCCGCTCATCTCGGAATCCTCGCCCAGCGCAAGCACAATCACGTCGGCTTCCTTTGCTGCCTTCATCGCCTCTTCCAACTGCTGCCCGGTCATGGCGTTCACGTTACAACCCTCAGCTACCGTGAGGGCACCGGAAGCCACCTTGGAGCGCAGTCCCTGCTCCAGCGTTACCGCGTCTTCTTTGGAGCCTGTCCAGGACCAGGGGCCAAGAATATCGCCGCTGGCAGCGAACGGGCCGATCAAGGCAACGCGCTGCCCGCCGCGCAGCGGCAGCAGGGAGTCGTTCTTCAGGAGCACGCAGGACTTCGCCGCAGCCTCCCGGGCCGCCTGACGATGTTCCTCGCAGAACACAATCTCCCGTTCCGCCTGCGGATCGGCTCCCCGCACAGGGCGCTCGAACAGTCCAAGCCGCTTTTTCAAAGACAGGATCCGCAGCACCGCTTCATCGATCAGGCTCTCGTCCACCCGGCCTTCACGTACCATTTCAGGTAAATGATGAACATAGCTGGAAGTCATCATCTCGATGTCCACGCCCGCTTCAATGGCTCTTAACGCTGCCTCTGCCTCATCCTCCGCTACCCCGTGTGGAATCAGCTCTTTGACCGCTCCCCAGTCGGAGATCAGCACGCCGTCAAAGCCCCATTCGCGGCGCAGCAAATCACGCATCAGCCGTTTATTGCCCGTAGCCGGTATGCCATCCACCGTATTAAAGGCGGTCATGACCATCTCGACACCTTCGTCCAGCGCAGCCTTGTACGCCGGCAAGTAATACTCCCGCAGCTGACGCTCGGACATGTCCACCGTGTTGTAATCGCGGCCGCCTTCGCCTGCTCCATATGCGGCAAAGTGCTTCACGCAAGCAGCCAGCCGGTTGAGATCGCCGCTCAGGTCCTCCCCTTGGAAACCTCTGACAAAGGCTCTGGCAAATTCACTGTTTAAGTAAGGATCCTCGCCTGTCGATTCCATCACGCGCCCCCAGCGGGGATCGCGCACCAGGTCCACCATCGGCGCAAATGTCACATGCAGGCCGGATACCGCGGCTTCGCGCGCAGCGATTTCCGCACTCCGCTCCGCTAGGCTGGGGTCCCAAGAGCTCCCCATGGCGAGCGGCACCGGAAAGATTGTTTTAAAGCCGTGAACGATATCAGCCATCATCAGCAGCGGAATCTTCAATCGATTCTTGCGCAAATGGGCTTCCTGGACGGCTATCACTTCCTCCGCACCTGCCAAACCCAGCACGGAGCCGGCATTACTTACGATGTCATCGGTGATGCCAAGCGACTCCATCGGTCCTGTAATCTGCCCCGATTCTTGGGTGCCTTCGAAAAAAGGGACGGCCAGTTGTATAAGCTGCGCAATTTTCTCCTCCAGCGTCATCTGCTCGACCAGAGAAAGTAGTTGTTGATCTGCCATTTCCCATCCTCCTTTGTCATTACCGTTCTCTTTTTCACTAATTCGAAACGTTATGATTCTCTCGAAAACAATCAATAATTTCCTGTAACCATATATTTCATAAGCTTTCTACTTACAAATTAACAATCTGAAAATCGAAAAAATCAGCGCTAATCCGCATATAAAATCGAAACGTTTCAATACATGCGGACAAAAAATTCAGGGCAGGGGCAGCCAATCCAGCACCCGCTGAATTTTGCGATCCCAATATCCCCATTCATGACCACCGGGTTCTTCCTCATAGGTGATATGAAGCCCCAGGCTGTCCGCATAGTGTCTAAAGGTCTGATTATCGTTATACAAAAAATCCTCTGTCCCACAGCACTGATACAGCATCGGTTTGTCGCCACTGTATGCCGCGAATTCCGAGGCTAAGAACAGCAAATCGTCCCGGCTTCCTCGCAATCGATCAACGCTTCCAAACAGGGTACGAACTTCTGCCTCCTGGAAGCCCGGTCCTGCAGCGCGGCTGGCGAGATTCAGCCCACCCGACAGGCTTGCGCCTGCCGCGTAACGCTCCGGATAACGAAGCGCCAGCTTGAATGCCCCATACCCGCCCATGGAAATTCCGGCGACAAAGGTATCTTCCCTCCGCCCGGACACCGGAAAGAACGACTGAACGAGCTGTGGAAGCTCCTCGCTCAGGAAAGTAAAGTAAGGCAAGCCGTTTGCCATGTCCATATAATAGCTTCGTCCGACTCCCGGCATCACGAGCGCGATGCCTTTATTCTCGGCATATCGTTCGATGGACGACCTGCGCATCCATTCGGTCTGATCCGCTCCTCGTCCGTGAAGCAAATAAAGCACCGGCAGTTTCGAAGAAGAACCGTACGGCATCAAAGCGGCTTGCGGCAGAAAAACCTCTATGCCGGTAGACAGCTTCAGTATTTCGGAATAAAAATCACACGTGATCCATGCCAAGTTCCTCATCTCCAATCCGGTCCATTAATTCTCTACTTTGCTCTTCCCTGCAGATGCCCGCTCCATCATTTCGGTCGTCAGCATATAAGATTGCTTTACGGATTCACCGGCCAATATCTGAAACAGCAAATGGGCTGCAAGCGATCCCGCCTCGCTCTTGGGCTGCTTGATCGTGGTAAGCGGCGGATTCACGTATTCGGCTAATTGAATATCGTCATATCCGATGACGGATACATCATCCGGCACCGATATGCCGCTCTCCTCAAAAGCCTTCAATCCTCCGATGGCCATCTCGTCGTTGCCGTAGAACACCGCCGACGGGAGCGACCCCTGCATAATCATCATCTTGGTCGCATTGTAACCGCCCTCGCGCACGAAGTTGCCGCTGAGACGCCATTTCGACTGTTCCTCCAGCCCTGCCTCGGCAAGTGCCCGTAAATACCCCTGATAACGCAAATGATTATCGTACGAATCTGAAGAACCGCTGATGTATGCCACATGCCGATGACCGTTCTCAAGCAGATACCGGGTAGCCGTGTATCCTCCTTGTTCCCCATCGACCAGCACATTGACCAGGTATTCGCTGCACAATGGACGATCCATCACGACAATCGGAAATTGGGGACCCGAGGTCTCGATCAGAACTTCATCCCGGATATTAGGTGCAAGTATGATGGCACCGTCCGCCCTTTTCTCTCTCAAAAATTTAACCGCCGTTGAATCTCTGCCACCCATCGAACTGCATGCGATCAGATCATATCCGTTGGTTAAAGCGACTTCCTGTACGCTTCGAATCAGCTCGGAATAATAAGGCCCGGATAGATCCGTCAGAATAAGAGCGATTGTCTTGGTGCGGCTCCGCTTCAAATCCATGGCAAATCCATTCTTCCGATAATTCAACTGCCTTGCTGCCTCGAGCACCTTTGATCTTGTCTTGGAACTCACTCTGCTGTCGCCGCTTAACGCGTATGAAGCCGTTGACAAGGCGACTCCAGCGAGCTTTGCCACATCCTTAATCGTTGCCATTTCCTTACGCCCCTTCTACTACTTAAAAAACTCTATCTATTTTATTTCATGCCAGAGATCGTATATCCTTCAATAATATGTTTTTGGAAGAAAGAAAATACGATGATAATCGGAACCACCATAAATGCAGCGCCTGCCATCTGGAGGCCGAAATCAGATCCGTGCTGTCCTTTCAGAAGCTGCAGACCCACCGAAAGCGTATAAAGCTTTTGGTCATTTGCCATGATGAGAGGCCACAGGAAACTGTTCCAAGCGCCGATGAAGGCCAAAATCCCCTGTACCGCAAATACCGGCTTCGTGATCGGAACGATCAACTGGAAGAAAATCCGCAGCTCTCCCGCTCCATCCAGCCTGGATGCTTCAATCAGATCCGTAGGGATCGTGGACATGAACTGACGGAAGAGGAAAATACCGAATGCTCCGACCAGGCCAGGCAGCACAATACCCGCCATCGTGTTAGTCAATCCCATGGCATTAATCAGCAGGTAGACCGGAATCATGGTAACCTGTCCCGGAATCATCATCGTTGCCAGCACGAGATAAAACAGCTTCTTGTTGCCGGGGAACTCGTATTTAGCGAATGCATATCCTGCAAGCGCATTGAGGAACAGACCGACAAAAGACCAGAACACAATGATAAGCGTATTTTTCAGGTATACGATAAAGTCCAGCTTCGTAAATAAATCCACATAATTTTCAATTGTAAATTCTTTCGGCAATAGCGTCGGCGGAACTGCCGTAAATTCATTTTCCGGCTTGAATGAGGACGTGATCATCCAGATAAACGGAATCATCATCAGCAATCCTCCTGCAATGAGCAGCACCGTCATGACTGTTTTCTCAATTCTTTTAGCTGCCATACCCTGAGCCTCCTTCAGTTACGATACGAAAACATCGGTTGAACCTGAAACTTAATATTCGACATCTTTTCTCTTGACTGCGAATTGTACGACCGTTACAGCGATAATGATGATGAAGAGCACAAACGAT
This Paenibacillus sp. JZ16 DNA region includes the following protein-coding sequences:
- a CDS encoding alpha/beta hydrolase, which encodes MAWITCDFYSEILKLSTGIEVFLPQAALMPYGSSSKLPVLYLLHGRGADQTEWMRRSSIERYAENKGIALVMPGVGRSYYMDMANGLPYFTFLSEELPQLVQSFFPVSGRREDTFVAGISMGGYGAFKLALRYPERYAAGASLSGGLNLASRAAGPGFQEAEVRTLFGSVDRLRGSRDDLLFLASEFAAYSGDKPMLYQCCGTEDFLYNDNQTFRHYADSLGLHITYEEEPGGHEWGYWDRKIQRVLDWLPLP
- a CDS encoding GH36-type glycosyl hydrolase domain-containing protein produces the protein MTANHVMNDAKIVLQAGDLTFSFLPSGDLYQATYGTTMINQLLSNSIDGSLNNLFLRIHTESGIQAVPMLGVHSNSVVTHADNRMMWEGSVKGVGYKVLFTPTDTGAWFWDVELRGEGIQADVVYGQDIGIAQPGAVRNNEAYLSQYIDHAVFRQEDLGYVVCSRQNQPQGGKFPYLQQGAMTSAVGYATDGFQFFGLSYKETNQAVALSKESLPNEVYQYEFAYTALQSPRVALNGTARFVFYGMFKEDHPEAVTSLEFQDELQAAWQQFAASRLTETGQQLPRSERSKRFGEPLRTLPLTADELNALYPVRRQEERDGEELLSFFTDTYEHIVLKEKELRVERPHGHILMSGNNVKLGSPVITTTSYMYGVFNSQLVTGNTNFNKMMSHARNALNVPKTSGQRIYVEMDGEYRLLTMPSVFEIGFNYVRWYYKTESDMLIITNFTSAAAPEVTLQVRSESGRAYRYLVTMQVTMDVNEYEVPYHRVQEDGIITFRADSASLSASVYKDLHYRLGVTGADVQVTDETCLASNIAPDSASLTVLELGESVEWTMTVQGSLDAANAPLAARVADEEIASYRSFYASVMNGFHLSLKNGQEGGLFKVNALAWWYTHNMLVHYSVPHGLEQYGGAAWGTRDVCQGPVEYFMATHKYEQVRDILLEVYSHQYEDDGNWPQWFMFDKYAHIQQEESHGDIIVWPLKVLGDYLAVTNDYSILESAVPYTRKHSFDFTEQTYTVLEHVKKQMAYIQNHFLHDTYLSSYGDGDWDDTLQPANAQLKQFMVSSWTVALTYQTLKQFSQVMEPVDQAMSDAMGDLAEGIQRDFNTYILNSEVIPGFVYMESKEQSKFLLHPSDQETGIQYRLLPMTRSMISELLTPEQAASHYEIIREQLFCPDGVRLMNRPAVYAGGVSTHFKRAEQAANFGREVGLQYVHAHIRYVEAMAKLGKSSEVWSGLERINPIGIAEVVPNAELRQSNAYFSSSDGKFNTRYEAQESFDALRSGSVPVKGGWRIYSSGPGIYMNQLISNALGIREAGGDLVIDPVLPKTLDGLEFQFNYAGMAVTFIYHVDRSEGTRITINGQDVAADAIRNRYRTGGVRIAGADFKRLAGEGGTDCVVDIYASIHEQ
- a CDS encoding LacI family DNA-binding transcriptional regulator, yielding MATIKDVAKLAGVALSTASYALSGDSRVSSKTRSKVLEAARQLNYRKNGFAMDLKRSRTKTIALILTDLSGPYYSELIRSVQEVALTNGYDLIACSSMGGRDSTAVKFLREKRADGAIILAPNIRDEVLIETSGPQFPIVVMDRPLCSEYLVNVLVDGEQGGYTATRYLLENGHRHVAYISGSSDSYDNHLRYQGYLRALAEAGLEEQSKWRLSGNFVREGGYNATKMMIMQGSLPSAVFYGNDEMAIGGLKAFEESGISVPDDVSVIGYDDIQLAEYVNPPLTTIKQPKSEAGSLAAHLLFQILAGESVKQSYMLTTEMMERASAGKSKVEN
- a CDS encoding carbohydrate ABC transporter permease produces the protein MAAKRIEKTVMTVLLIAGGLLMMIPFIWMITSSFKPENEFTAVPPTLLPKEFTIENYVDLFTKLDFIVYLKNTLIIVFWSFVGLFLNALAGYAFAKYEFPGNKKLFYLVLATMMIPGQVTMIPVYLLINAMGLTNTMAGIVLPGLVGAFGIFLFRQFMSTIPTDLIEASRLDGAGELRIFFQLIVPITKPVFAVQGILAFIGAWNSFLWPLIMANDQKLYTLSVGLQLLKGQHGSDFGLQMAGAAFMVVPIIIVFSFFQKHIIEGYTISGMK
- the bglX gene encoding beta-glucosidase BglX, whose product is MADQQLLSLVEQMTLEEKIAQLIQLAVPFFEGTQESGQITGPMESLGITDDIVSNAGSVLGLAGAEEVIAVQEAHLRKNRLKIPLLMMADIVHGFKTIFPVPLAMGSSWDPSLAERSAEIAAREAAVSGLHVTFAPMVDLVRDPRWGRVMESTGEDPYLNSEFARAFVRGFQGEDLSGDLNRLAACVKHFAAYGAGEGGRDYNTVDMSERQLREYYLPAYKAALDEGVEMVMTAFNTVDGIPATGNKRLMRDLLRREWGFDGVLISDWGAVKELIPHGVAEDEAEAALRAIEAGVDIEMMTSSYVHHLPEMVREGRVDESLIDEAVLRILSLKKRLGLFERPVRGADPQAEREIVFCEEHRQAAREAAAKSCVLLKNDSLLPLRGGQRVALIGPFAASGDILGPWSWTGSKEDAVTLEQGLRSKVASGALTVAEGCNVNAMTGQQLEEAMKAAKEADVIVLALGEDSEMSGEAGSRGFITLPQPQLELIQHLKTLEKPMVAVLFNGRPLDLHGVLDEAEAVLEAWFPGSEGGAAVAALLTGEANPSGRLSMSFPYSVGQVPVYYNHFNTGRPKDAPDAQVRYVSQYLDIPNEPLFPFGFGLSYTEFVYGKMTLSADEMFPDQPLEITVSVTNAGDIAGEEVIQLYVRDRSGEVVRPVSELKAFRKVLLQPGERQEITFTLTEEQLRYHHSDLSFTSDAGEFDIMVGKNSRDTETRRFRLRK